Genomic DNA from Alosa alosa isolate M-15738 ecotype Scorff River chromosome 6, AALO_Geno_1.1, whole genome shotgun sequence:
GAATATTTCGGACTGAAACAGAAGTGAGCTGGGAGTgcaaaaaaagggagagagatagagagaaggaagcGAAGAAGGGGCAGCAGTGAGCTTGACTCACGAGATGGCGAAAAGGAGCTTCTCCATGATGCCGAGCAGGCAGGTGGCGACGGCGAGGCCAAACAGCGACAGACCGAAGAACACGTGCAGAGGCAGGTAGAGGCTCCGCAGCCAAGTGGTTGTCCACGGAAACAGGAAGAAGCAAAACCCTAGTAGCCACTGAAAAACAGAAGCACTCACGCGTGATGGAGATGCTGCTGATGTCACCATTCAATGCCACTGATTAATGAAATCACCCAAACAATGAGCGTTACATTCGTTACATACAGCCATACTGCCTTGGCATTGTGGGGGGGCAATGGTTCAGATCACCTCTGGCATATTCGGATAAGGTTAATAACAGAGATAGGATATTTTTTATTAGAGGTTTAAGGAACATAAAACTTTTACTGAAGACATCATCTATTTGATAAAACCCCGTTTTACAGGTGTGTGATATCACTAGTCCCTCTAGGATTTAGCACAAATTCAAGATTTGTGCATTGCAATCATTATTAACTCAATATTTCCTCAAAGAAAATAATGCAATCATGGAATTTGGCAATACAGATGCAATAGATCAGTGTACAGCTCTGTATAACAAAGGTTTGGTCCAACTTAAATGGAAATACTGCAATGACTACGCtgctgaggggagaggagagattatACATGGGTTTACCTGTGCAATAAATAAGACAAAAGTGAGCATTCCACACCAGGAGTGCAGAGAGTACATATGAGGGATGTTGTTAGCGTCATGGTACTGGAACACTGCCACTATCCCTGAGAAGCAAATACAGTTAACACACTGAGTCGAATTCAAATATGAAAATACAGCACTAGTGTTAACACTCTGAGTTGAATTCAATTATGCATAACAAAAAATATCTGATAAAATATTCTTGTTACCGAAAACTTGTATCAACcagacctctctctcttacacacacacacacaggggaagacagagaaagagactgatCTCACCGATAATACTTATGAAAAGCACTAGGAAGTGTAGCACACCATGAAGAATCTTCACACTGCGTTTGGGCTCATTTCGAAACACACGGTACACCATAATGGCTGaggacggaaaaaaaaaatgtcttgagAAACATTAATAACTTCACTAATAGCTATGACTTGCATAATAACAAAATGTTTCATTGTGCCCCTTTACAACGATCATtttccacagacagacacacagctgcACAGGACAACAGACAGTTCTCTTCCTTTGTTGTCATGGATACAGCTAGGAACAGAGACTTGTTTAGGCCTCAGGCAATAGCCCTCCATCACAAACACCATGTGGCCATTCAGAGAAGGTCACTCAGCAATCAGCCATCTTGTTTTATGGCCACCACCTGTCAGGCAGCTGTGCTTGAGTCAGGAAGAGAAGACTGTGATGACCAGTCACTCAGGACCCAGACAGCAACTATCTCTGGCATGGATCTGGGCCACCTCTGGGCCAGACCCACTGGCTATTCTCTGGGAGGGGCCAGGAGCTGTGAGGGGGGTTGGTGGTGACATGCACTTCTCCTGTTTACCTGGCCTTTTGAGGTTGCGGTCAAACCCCTCGAGGCTATCTCTACGGCTCACACAATTGAGGCAGCTTGCCCACTAATGGCCCAGTGGCCTTTCAGACAGAACGTCCTAATCGAGTTGCTGTAGCAGGACATTGAATCTAATGTAGACAGCTAAAGAGATTAGAAAGACAATGAGCATCACCTCTGTTTGATTGCCTCAAGCTTCTCAAAGCAAAAATAATTGTAAAGAAACTAGAAATATTAACTATATAAAAGGAGCTGTCAATCACCTCTGTTTTCCTTGGTCACTTCCTGCATACTAGTCATGGGttcgtttcccaaaaccatagttgctaactaagttaacaactttgttggttgcaatgcaatttcccattgccaaccaactaagctgCCAACAGGTTAGCAATGGTTGTGGGAAATGCACCCCATACTAGTTGACTGCCTGGACAAACACTTGATTCATCCATTCATACTTCTTAACAAGTATTCCTGTCACTGTTTTAGGCACTTATAATGACATATTGAACCTCTTCTGGAGCCGATGAGAGTTTTTGAGGGCACACACAGGGTGAACAGCTAGCTAGAAGAACATGAGGAGAATTTTGCTGATCTGTATGTATTGGATTGTAATCAAAGATTCTGTGATTGGAGGATGAAGGAAAGCAATCAAGGCAAACACTTTCAGCAGGACAAAACACACCCTTTGTAGTCACAAGAAAATGTCAGTAGAAGGggtcctagtgtgtgtgtgtgtgtgtgcacaaaggGCCGGATGGAAATCAAATTTGTGCTATATAAAAACATTACTGTggacttcctgtgtgtgtgtgtgtgtgcatgagagtgtgtgattgAGTTCACTTGATGTTTATCTACCTATGGGAATATTTGCATCATTTTCTGAGAGAAAATGTTATTCTGAGAAAATGTgattgtgcgtgcgtgtgtgtgtgtgtttgtgtttgtatgtgcatttgtgtgtttgtgtgtgtgtgtgtgtgtgtgtttgtgtttgtatgtgcatttgtgtgtttgtgtgtgtgtgtgtgtgtgtgtgtgtgtgtgtgtgtgtgctttagagagacagagagtgtgtgtgtgtgcatgtggatgaGAAGTCCCTGAGGGCTGAGGACGTAAGCAGATGAGACACAGATCAGCAAACGACAGGAGCAAACAGGAcccactggaacacacacacacacacacacaaacacacacacacacacacacacacacacacacaaaacacacagacagacacacactctctctctcacacacacacacacacacacacacaaaacacacagacacacacactctctctctcacacacacacacacacacacacacaacacacacagacacacacacacacacacacacacacacacacacacacacacacacacacacacacacacacacaaacacacacagtggcacatCACCAGCCACTCCAGTCAGCCTTAGACACTGCCTGCTCCTTCTGTCGTGTAAATGTAAGAGATATGATTACCTTTCAGGAAGTATCCatcaataaaacaataaagtgtgtgtgtgtgtgtgtgtgtgtgtgtgtgtgtgtgtgtgtgtgtgtgtgtgtgtgtgcatatgtgtatatgtgtgtttatatgtacagtatgtcttgtctatatgtatgcatatgtctgCGAAAGAGTAAACAGAAATACTGATACTGATGCCTTGGGTACATGTTGAATGTTCATGTAATTCAGTAGTATACTGTAGAATGATCTAGTATGCACTGTACTGCATGCACTGTATTAAAACCTTTAAATACATAAAGGCTATTTCAAGTGAAATGAGGATGAGCCAGCTGCATGTGTAGCTGTAATGTGTCTCTGAGAAAGTCAGGAATAGTGTGTCTAAAGCAGACTGAGTGAAACACAGACTGACGAATCCTTTCAACAAACACTCACCAGATGCCCTGTGTGTTTACTGagcagggtgtgtttgtgtgtgtcagtgagtgagtgtgtgtgtgtgtgtgtgtgtgtgtgtgtgtgtgtgtgtgtctgagtgcctTGTGTCCCCTCTGGCTTACcgtctccatagaggaagatcATGGCCAGCACCATGCAGAGAGGGTGCACGTTAAACTCCTGGGAGGAGCCGTCCCAAGCGTAGCCGCCACGGAAGTGGCCCATCCACACGCCCGTTATGACCACGCTGGCCACGCCCAGCAGCTGGGAGCCTGCTATGTACCAGGGCAGAGAACTCGCCCCTCGCCAACTCCGAAAAGCCGCCTCTTCCTCCATCACCTGAAAGAAGGGAGAAATTAAAAAAGGGACACATTTTGTACATGAGAAATAGAAGCAACTGTTTAGCAGACTGCTTTGGCAATTTTGTGCACTGCACAGTCGAGACAATAAAAGCACATGAAATTGATTCTGAATTAAGACTAGCAAGGAGGGGCAACAGGTTCAGTGTGAATAACCAAGCAGATCTACTTTGTGCAGATGCTGGAGCCCTATTGATGTCTTAATAAAGGACAATCAATAGTCTGCACACGCTGACTCACTTCTGATTAGGTTAATGGAATGCAGGCATTTAGCAAAAGGCGAAGCAACAGGCTGTGAGGAAGACataattataattaattaattctaGAAACTCAAAGTCGCTTTAGAGGggggtggtagtgtgtgtgtgtgtgtgtgtgtgtgtgtgtgtgtgtgtgtgtgtgtgtgtgtgtgtgtgtgtgcgcaggagtgctgggtgggtgggtggttagGTTCACTTTGAATTGCCTCGCTCTTTAAAGACAAGACAGAAGaagaggaaagacagagaggagaaaagaaagagaggggtgggggatgggtgaGATGCCAGCTGACTGCGAGTCCGTGAGTCAAATCACAAGACTACACCCTGGGAATAAATATTTACTTCTTAAATAGACAgtcagaaacacatacacacacacacacacacagatgcacaaaatACAAACTTACCAGTACATACAcctacatacataaagacacacacatacacatgcagaccAACAAGCTGTCACTGTGTGCAAATGAAGGGATCATAAgcctagtttttttttgttaaccATATCTCTGCTTGAATTGAGTGCCAAAAGCGCCTGACTAGTCACAATGGGCTTAGACTTAATAGCTGAATTAATTGGTTTAATACCAATTGTAATGAAACAATAGACAATAAAGGATCAACTGCTATTAATGTGCAAGTCACAAGGAAATGCATACTCATAAAACTCAAAGAACTGCAATTCAGCAAATACCTAAGGGACCAGAGAGGTGAATGCCCACTAAAACAAATGTAGGTCTTTCATTGAAAATGCATACGTTCATGAATGAACACAAATGCAAAGTTGGATGGTAATAATTCAAAATAATATTCTACATTATTTGTCATAAACATGTAACTTTGGCAATGGCTAGAAACGGGCAAGAACAGTTAAGCATAAATTCTAAGGATTACACATGCTTCACCCAGCTACCATGCACAGCATCCCACAGAGTGTCTCAGTGTAAGACTATGTAATACATCTATgtactacagtgtgtgtgtgtgtgtgtgtgtgtgtgtgtgtgtgtgtgtgtgtgtgtgtgtgtgtgtgtttaaatacaCTAATGTatacacaacaaaaaaagtAGACAGTTTTGCATTTGCAAGCCTGCATgaccaagtttttttttttttcagatcttTCCCTGGTCTTCAGATCTTCCTAGAGCTGTTCAGCAGCACCTCCAACAACATAACACACCTAATACACACTTCCCATATACTTCCCTCTCTTACCTCCTCTACCTCTTTTAATCCACCACTTTCTCCTCCTATCACACTTAAGTTGTACTTATAATATCAGCACTCTAGTAAAGTAAGACTCTAGTaatattattgtattgtattgtattgcattgtatTGTGTAGTGATGGTATTGACAGATGCGGTAGTAATTCCTAAGGTTTCCTCTGCACTGTAACTTGaatgttattattttgctgtaagtcgctttggataataGTGTCTGCTACATGGatacatgtaaatgtagcaATAGAGAtaataggagaggagagaggagagaagggagagaggggagaggagaggagaaaggagtagacaggagaggacagaggagaggagaggagaggagagggaggagggagagaggggagaggagaggagaggagaaaggagaggaaagaggagaggagggagagatgggagaggagaggagaaaggagtagacaggagaggacagaggagaggagaggagagagagaggagaggagaaaggagtagacaggagaggacagaggagaggagaggagaggagagaggagaggagaaaggagtagacaggagaggacagaggagaggagaggacagaggagagaggagaggagaaaggagtagacaggagaggacagaggagaggagaggacagaggagaaaggagaggagggagagagggagaggagaggagaggagaggagaaaggagaggaggagagagggagaggagaggagaggagaggacagaggagaggagggagagaggggagaggagaggagaggagaggacagaggagaggagggagagagggagaggagaggagaggacagaggagaggagagaggggagaggagaggagaggagaaaagagaggacaggagaggacagaggagaggagaaaggagtagacaggagaggacagagaggagaggagaggagaggagaggagaaagagaggacaggagaggacagaggagaggagaggagaggagaaaagagaggacaggagaggacagaggagagaggagaggagggagaaagaggagaggagaggagaaaggagaggaaagaggggaggagggagagatgggagaggagaaaggagaggagagcctTACTGACTACTTCTGGGCCAGATGTGGCCCTCTTAGTAATAGAGAGAGGACATAACATGCTAGAATTTACGGCTCTCTGTTGCATTCATCAGACCACAGCCCAGATTAACATAATTAGTTACTGCAGAATAACCTGCAGTTGTAACATAATAATTGCAGAATAACTTAATCTGAAGACCCAGACAGCAAAACACATGTGAGATCTCAAGACATTGCTTGAGATATTTATGAGAACCATCCAGATGGGATTATTTTAGTTGAGGACTCAGTATTTCTCTCAGACTGAGGCGCTATAAGATTTAAAATAATATGAAGTgctgaactgcatttaaaactaaATAGTAGCTTACCTTAATATGGCAGGGTTTGCATTCTAAAATAGATGGTGAAGAGGATGTTTAACCTGCAACTTGTTCACTTGAAAAGGTAGGCTACTTGATATAAAATATGCTACAGTGTTTTATCCTCAAATCCATCTGCTCAGTCTAAGAGGACGCTGTGTATGTAAGAGAGGTAGCCTAAATTCAACACACATGATCTAGACTCTGGTTGTGTAAAGCAAATTCATTCTTGCCGGTGTCATTCTTACAAAACCTCTACCATGCACCCGTGAAAATCGATTAGTTAGGCTACAACATCGCAAGAGAAGTATGACTTGGCATTCTATTTTCGCCCTCAAGGCAGATAGAGAATGTGTAATAGTGCATAATATTTTCGCCTGTCTCTTACCTAAACTAGGTAGCCTATAGACTCTGGAGCGGATGTGACTCGGGTCAAACCAGTCATAGAGTCACCACACCTGCCATCAGGGACGGATAACTTTACCTTCCAAAATCTAAAGAAATATACCACTCACCTCGCTTCTGTACAGCTACAGGTGCGTCCTCAAAAAGCCTCAGTACCAGGTCACCGGGCGGTCTTCCTGAAAATTCTTATCCTCCGTTTCCTTCTACCAGCTTTTTTTCCCTGAAGCTTTTCCTCACACTTGCGTTGCGTGCGCACTTTTTTTACTTTCAGCTGCCCATTCAGTTATTCAGTAAAACATGAATTGTACATGTCGTGTTTCAGAACtatttatataggcctatgttgtTTCTCTGCTCTTCTTGCATGCGTAGTTTACAGTGAGCGGTATATGGTTACTCTGACAAAAGGTTTGAAAAGAAAAGGTCAGGATAATAGATAACAGTGACGTTTAGGGAACTAGCAACTGACAGCCATCTAAGACACGCCCCTGACACTCCTGAATGGCTCAAAGATGGACAGGGGTGTGGCCAAACGACGCAGGGTGTAGCCTACAAGGTACCAGGGCTCCAAAACTGTTCAAGGGTTGGTTACCTTGGTAATATAAGGATACGAGCCACGTCATGTAGCCTACCCTGACTGACAGCTTTTCTGCTCTGCTTTTTTCTGAATCTCTAAACCATGCTTATGGGAATATGTAGGATACAGGCCTAGCATAGGAGTGAGGTGAGATTAATACTTAGACTATCAGGTCTGCTGCAGTACCCTTCAATACCGAATAGCCAGATCGGCACTTTCCCAGGGGATAGCCTACCTTAGTTTAGCCTACTTTGCGATGTAATTCGCTCTACTGAATGTATTTACTTATAATTTAAAACGTTGCCCAACAGTAATTCCAATAAAGACCACGAGAGGGAGACCGACTCCTTTGAGTTCGTTACACCGCTAAATCACAGTGTTCTTTTCATTCTGGTGGTCCCTAGGCCTACCCATCTTTTGATGCAAAACAGCATCCAACTGTAGCCTGTCCTGGCATGAGCCACAGGCAACTCATTTTGTTAATTCCATGATTAGGCCTTCACCTTACTCCGACATGCTGATGTCATATTGGTTGTGATTGTTTTTCAGATGGATAGAACCAGGCTCCTTACCAGAAGTCAGCCACTgactcttgttttttttcctttaaccTTGTTACAGGTTAGGCCTACCACCTGTATTGCATCCACGTTCCCTGTTTTTGGTCCAAAATTAAATAGAACATTGAGCGCATGATTTCCAGACACCTGTTGTCTGGGAGAGataggctacagtaggctacaggcctacaatagccacacacagacacactcacttttTTTCCAATTCTAGGCTATtactatctccccctctcttgaTTAAATGTAGCCTGTTCCTCTGCCGGGGGTGGGAGGCCAAGCCGCTGACGGGAGATGACATTTCGAAGCTGATTCTAGATCGCGGTGACTCACTCCTGACTCATCACGCTTCGCTTTCAAATTTAGCAGGCAAGCCTCAGTAAGCCGAGCCCAAACCTGCTTTTCTCGTATCACTTGGTCCAACGGGAGCTGGCCATGGATATGATCTTTGACTTATTATGACAAGTGTTAGTCTAACCTAAATGTAGCATATGTGCCCGTGTCATGAGCCCTTCCATCCCGTGCATTTGTCTTCAAAGTCGTGAATGCAGGGTTGCACGAGCTGGTTCATATGGATAGGCCAGACATTCGAGAGGGTGGGACACTCGGCATGGATGATGTGGGTCATCATGCCTATTATCGAATATGATTGGAATTGTAGTATATTGTATGAATAGTAAAGGTTACTCAGTTTTGAAATATAtgttatttgcattcacagcaaAAGGGTAGGCTACCTCGAAAGTCTTTGAGACCGtggcaaaagaaaagaaaacgaGCTGCTCTTGAGTCTTTTCTTAGCCTACATTTGGTTGACTGGCGCGTGCCAAGAACGCTGAAACCCTAATAACTGCAAATTCTCTGACTTGGCACTCCAGGCGGTCACCTGCAACTTCTTTCAAATTGTGGCACTGGGTCCTTTAAAAACTCAGTAATCACATGCACTCAAAAATTCCCTCCGCAATCACTTCGGGCCTTTGAAAACCGTGAAGCGAATAAACAGGTGCCAAACTTTTTAAATGTTCCTATAGCTGATGCGTTCTTCAATAGTTAAGTTACAAGccaacacatttttttattcTTCAGTTAGCCTACCTAATCTGAATGAGCTGCTTTTTTACAAGTGTTTGGTTTATTTACAATCGACTGCAAAATCTGAAATATGGGTAGCACAGGAGAGACCGAATGCGACTATTAGACGTTAATTAACTGCTGgtgtcacctctctctctctcgcgcgcgcgCGGACACCCAAACACACGCAATAGAATTGTGCGGTCCTGACTGAGCGGTCAAGGTGCTCCGTTCCCAGCTCGCATTCTTTGCGTGCTCCGCATTTAGAGCATCCCGCGAGGGTTGCTGTCATCTCTGCGGCACCCGGCGACGAGGACGCGCTGACCAGGGCCGACGCGCCAGTTTGGTCTCCAGAGCAGGCGGCCGGGGGGATCCGCAGCCTGCATGGGAGAAAGCAACGGTCGCTCCACCGCGCTGCAGTCGCTGTATTCTCGCGAGACCCAGTTATTATGTAATTTGATGGTAACACTCAGAGATACACATCCGGACCTATATATAGTCAAGCATACACTAtctacacactcattcacacaggagTTGCAAGAGATCCCTGGATGCAGTATCACCTTCTGTGGAACAACCAAaccatgaccacacacacattttttttctacACAATTTACTTCGAATTTCGTAGCCTATAAACTATGGGAGACAGAAATAGGTCAATGGGTCTACCTTCTCTCCTCATTGTGCTGTGAGAAAgtatacatcacacacacacatacacacacacacacatttggccaCCATTGACAGGACAGATACTCAGAGGGTGATGGCATTTCGCAAATGCCATATATAGTGACCTGTAAAAGACAAGTGTCTACAAAACTCCCACCAAACACCTGTGATGAGCAGTGCATCAGAGTAACAGCTCAGCAGGGTGGCGGTCACACATGCAGGGGACAGTGGTCTGTGAGAGGCTCTGTGTCCTTTCAGCAGACTTACTCATGTAGCGTTATGCGGTGTCAACCATGACTCACAGCCTTTTTCATACAACCCAACACAGAGGACTGTGGTCACCTGTCAACATGAACATCACAGAGAGGGAAATAACTGGAAATCTGTGTTAATAATGTGTATCTCTGTctttatgtgtatatatatctatctatctatgtttgTATCTACAGATAGactaaatgagagagagacagacagacggacagacaggcagagagagaaatgccCCCCTGTCCTCAACATAGTCATATTGAACACACCCAGTCAGAGTGAAAGAACAGATCACATCTCCATTCAAATAAGAGGGAACACCCTCCAATGTGGATATAAAGACTCCTCCCTTGCTGTCACACAGGTGTTAAAAGCCTACTACCTGTCCATCAACACTCTCCTGTTTGACAACATTATCTGTCATTATCTGTTAGACAGCTATAGAGGTACatccatacacacgcacacacacatacacttacacatatgacacacacacaacacaaaatgttaaaatatatcaccacataaacacagaccCATACACTTTTTTCCAGATTAAACCCTTTTTGTGATCCAGTGTGGCCTTTCCTAACCACAGTGACTGTGGTATTTTTAGAAACTGGTCTTATCTCAGTCTGAGTACATTGATTGCTTCATGCTGAGTTCACTTAAACGGTATGACGTAAGACTAGAAAAATTGGTCATGTTGGCAATTGGCAACATCATGTCCCTCCCGCTTCTCcagattacatttacatttgagCATACTACTTAGAACCAACATAAGCACAGttttcagacacagacacagagactctCCTATCCAGACTaatgaaggcacacacacaaatacacagccaACATATTTGCATTTGTGAAAACAACCATACTGACACTTATATGAACACTGGTGTAGAAAAGCATTCAAACTCTCtctaactgacacacacacacacactgaaacgaCAGACACAATGAAGAGTGTGTTCCAAatatgtgtgtggaggggaggggagggggagagaaaccAGGTGTGTCTATGGTTACCTGAATTCTGTGAACAAACAGTCAACAACGACAAGCTTCCAGATGGTACTCAGAATGCTGTTTACTGGGTGTATGGGagaaatgatgtgtgtgtgtgtgtgtgtgcgcgcgcgcacatgtgcgtatttctgtgtttttcttttatgttttcttttatacGCGTGTACATTTACGTGTTATTACAGGCTAATTGTTTGGGTTGAGTTTCGGGTGACGGAAGATGGTAGCCTAGGTGTGTGTTCCATTTTCATGGGATTATGgctgtttttgtgcatgtgtgtttattttaagTTTTAGTGTAgggtatgtatatatatagatagatagatagatatagatactttattgatccccaaggggaaattcaagacagtATAGACAGTCAAGGTATATCTTTAAGTTACAATAAGTGATTCATTTGTGTATTAAATGCTAGTTTAGCCAGTAATAAGTCGAAATGAAAGTGTATGTTTGCATTTAATAAGCTACAGTCAGTGTTACTAAGTAGTAGGCCTAGCATAGCCTACTGTGACTGCAACACCTAATTAATTCCACAAGGCATCCAGCATCTAGACTCTGGCCAGTGAAAAATGCATTAAGGCTACATGTGGCAGTCACTGAAGCAGCTAAATCCAGCTCATCACtgaatagtaggctagaggaAACCGTTACAGGTCATACTGTAGGCTAAGTTGCGTGTTAATGTAGGGCAGGCTACACAAGTGACTGAATTTTCTCCGGGAATAAGGAAATGGGCTCTCTCGAAAAGACTACAAAAAATCTGTGGAGATATTTTGCAAAgacataggcctaggctagtaaaataaataaataaataaataaagaactCAACCTTTTTACAgatgtgattctgtgtgtgagagcggatgtgcgcgcgtgtgtagGCTATGGACAGAAGAACATCAACCAACTCCCACAAAAATACATTGACGACGTCATACCTTCCTCCTACCCAGCTCACTGctcaaatatattaaaaaatcgAAACAATAAAATTTTTCGGAGCATTGCATACGAAAAGAGGGTTGCAAAATCAAACTGGTGCTCTCAGACATTCGAAGATTTTTCTGCATGTTGGTTTTGTCGGTAGATAGCCTATACCAGACGGTCGGGGGCGCTCCAACCCTCGATCTGGCACCGTCACGAAGTGTTCAACGGGCAACTTTGGGATGCGAGACTGTCGACTCGATTGCCGTATAATAACAGCAAGAGAAATATTGTTTTAGCTAAATACAGCTATGCCATTTGCTACTGGAGATGTAGCATAGTTTTCTCCTCTGACTTATTGGGCTTTGGAGTTACTCGTTGGTTGTAGGTCCTATTTTTAGATACACAGACAAGGTCACGTGACAGGGGGCGTCATtaatgttgttgttggtagAGGAGCTGCAAATATGGAGGAAAGAGAGTTGTGACAGGAAAAAATTATACATTTCATTAAAAAACTGAAACAGTTGATCCCGTCGAGTCAGAGAACTGCGTTCAAACGCACAGACGGTGGTGGATCCTGCGGCCAAAAGAACAGTGATTATCAGGTAATCTAAACGGAACATCTATAAATCGTGAGATAGGCTACGCTACTAGTTTTTTT
This window encodes:
- the LOC125296507 gene encoding transmembrane ascorbate-dependent reductase CYB561 isoform X1; protein product: MEEEAAFRSWRGASSLPWYIAGSQLLGVASVVITGVWMGHFRGGYAWDGSSQEFNVHPLCMVLAMIFLYGDAIMVYRVFRNEPKRSVKILHGVLHFLVLFISIIGIVAVFQYHDANNIPHMYSLHSWCGMLTFVLFIAQWLLGFCFFLFPWTTTWLRSLYLPLHVFFGLSLFGLAVATCLLGIMEKLLFAISDTYSAYAPEGILANTLGIMLLAYGVLVGYVVTRDEFKRPPHPEEEALSVHFKTLTEGGAVSP
- the LOC125296507 gene encoding transmembrane ascorbate-dependent reductase CYB561 isoform X2; protein product: MEEEAAFRSWRGASSLPWYIAGSQLLGVASVVITGVWMGHFRGGYAWDGSSQEFNVHPLCMVLAMIFLYGDGIVAVFQYHDANNIPHMYSLHSWCGMLTFVLFIAQWLLGFCFFLFPWTTTWLRSLYLPLHVFFGLSLFGLAVATCLLGIMEKLLFAISDTYSAYAPEGILANTLGIMLLAYGVLVGYVVTRDEFKRPPHPEEEALSVHFKTLTEGGAVSP